From a region of the Pan paniscus chromosome 19, NHGRI_mPanPan1-v2.0_pri, whole genome shotgun sequence genome:
- the TUBG1 gene encoding tubulin gamma-1 chain yields the protein MPREIITLQLGQCGNQIGFEFWKQLCAEHGISPEGIVEEFATEGTDRKDVFFYQADDEHYIPRAVLLDLEPRVIHSILNSPYAKLYNPENIYLSEHGGGAGNNWASGFSQGEKIHEDIFDIIDREADGSDSLEGFVLCHSIAGGTGSGLGSYLLERLNDRYPKKLVQTYSVFPNQDEMSDVVVQPYNSLLTLKRLTQNADCVVVLDNTALNRIATDRLHIQNPSFSQINQLVSTIMSASTTTLRYPGYMNNDLIGLIASLIPTPRLHFLMTGYTPLTTDQSVASVRKTTVLDVMRRLLQPKNVMVSTGRDRQTNHCYIAILNIIQGEVDPTQVHKSLQRIRERKLANFIPWGPASIQVALSRKSPYLPSAHRVSGLMMANHTSISSLFERTCRQYDKLRKREAFLEQFRKEDMFKDNFDEMDTSREIVQQLIDEYHAATRPDYISWGTQEQ from the exons ATGCCGAGGGAAATCATCACCCTACAGTTGGGCCAGTGCGGCAATCAGA TTGGGTTCGAGTTCTGGAAACAGCTGTGCGCCGAGCATGGTATCAGCCCCGAGGGCATCGTGGAGGAGTTCGCCACCGAGGGCACTGACCGCAAGGACGTCTTTTTCTACCAG GCAGACGATGAGCACTACATCCCCCGGGCCGTGCTGCTGGACTTGGAACCCCGGGTGATCCACTCCATCCTCAACTCCCCCTATGCCAAGCTCTACAACCCAGAGAACATCTACCTGTCGGAACATGGAGGAGGAGCTGGCAACAACTGGGCCAGCGGATTCTCCCAG GGAGAAAAGATCCATGAGGACATTTTTGACATCATAGACCGGGAGGCAGATGGTAGTGACAGTCTAGAG GGCTTTGTGCTGTGTCACTCCATTGCTGGGGGAACAGGCTCTGGACTGGGTTCCTACCTCTTAGAACGGCTGAATGACAG gTATCCTAAGAAGCTGGTGCAGACATACTCAGTGTTTCCCAACCAGGACGAGATGAGCGATGTGGTGGTCCAGCCTTACAATTCACTCCTCACACTCAAGAGGCTGACGCAGAATGCAGACTGTGTG GTGGTGCTGGACAACACAGCCCTGAACCGGATTGCCACAGACCGCCTGCACATCCAGAACCCATCCTTCTCCCAGATCAACCAGCTG GTGTCTACCATCATGTCGGCCAGCACCACCACCCTGCGCTACCCCGGCTACATGAACAATGACCTCATCGGCCTCATCGCCTCGCTCATTCCCACCCCACGGCTCCACTTCCTCATGACCGGCTACACCCCGCTCACTACGGACCAGTCA GTGGCCAGCGTGAGGAAGACCACGGTCCTGGATGTCATGAGGCGGCTGCTGCAGCCCAAGAACGTGATGGTGTCCACAGGCCGAGACCGCCAGACCAACCACTGCTACATCGCCATCCTCAACATCATCCAGGGAGAGGTGGACCCCACCCAG GTCCACAAGAGCTTGCAGAGGATCCGGGAACGGAAGTTGGCCAACTTCATCCCGTGGGGCCCTGCCAGCATCCAGGTGGCCCTGTCGAGGAAGTCTCCCTACCTGCCCTCGGCCCACCGGGTCAGCGGGCTCATGATGGCCAACCACACCAGCATCTCCTCG CTCTTCGAGAGAACCTGTCGCCAGTATGACAAGCTGCGTAAGCGGGAGGCCTTCCTGGAGCAGTTCCGCAAGGAGGACATGTTCAAGGACAACTTTGATGAGATGGACACATCCAGGGAGATTGTGCAGCAGCTCATCGATGAGTACCATGCGGCCACACGGCCAGACTACATCTCCTGGGGCACCCAGGAGCAGTGA
- the LOC100985531 gene encoding high mobility group protein B3 gives MAKGDPKKPKGKMSAYAFFVQTCREEHKKKNPKVPVNFAEFSKKCSERWKTMSKKEKSKFNELAKADKVHYDQEIKDYGPAKGGKKKDPNAPKRPPSGFFLFCSEFCPKSKSTNPGIPIGDVAKKLSEMWKNLNDSEKQPYITQAAKLKEKYEKDVAVCKSKGKSDGAKGPAKVAQKKVEEEDEDEEFCIVHSVLTFWYVYRLHKTI, from the coding sequence ATGGCTAAAGGTGACCCCAAGAAACCAAAGGGCAAGATGTCTGCTTATGCCTTCTTTGTGCAGACGTGCAGAGAAGAACATAAGAAGAAAAACCCAAAAGTCCCCGTCAATTTTGCAGAATTTTCCAAAAAGTGCTCTGAGAGGTGGAAGACAATGTCCAAGAAAGAGAAATCTAAATTCAATGAACTGGCAAAGGCGGATAAAGTGCACTATGATCAGGAAATTAAGGATTATGGACCAGCTAAAGGAGGCAAGAAGAAGGATCCTAATGCCCCCAAAAGGCCACCGTCTGGATTCTTCCTGTTCTGTTCAGAATTCTGCCCCAAGAGCAAATCCACAAACCCCGGCATCCCTATTGGAGACGTGGCAAAAAAGCTGAGTGAGATGTGGAAGAACTTAAATGATAGTGAAAAGCAGCCTTACATCACTCAGGCGGCAAAGCTGAAGGAAAAGTATGAGAAGGATGTTGCTGTCTGTAAGTCAAAAGGAAAGTCTGATGGCGCAAAGGGTCCTGCTAAAGTTGCCCAGAAAAAGGtggaagaggaagatgaagacGAGGAGTTCTGTATTGTACACTCAGTGCTAACTTTTTGGTATGTCTATCGCCTTCACAAAACCATATGA